The DNA sequence GGACATATGATTGCCCTTGAGGCTATTCTACGGGCCGGTACCTGCCACCCTACAGGCTAACATCCCTTTTCTTCCCCACTAATTTAAAAATACACAGCATCCCAATGCCAAACACCACTCTAGAAGAATTCGTGCGGAACAGTAATCACTTTCTGCCCTCCAACATTTTGAGAGCTGTGGTGAAGTGTGCAAACGGTCATATACTGCAGCAGTATAGTCTATGTGAAGATGAAGAGTTTTGTCGATAAGCCGGACACAGCAAGAGCTGCCCCTTTGGAAAGGGACAGCTCCAAATATGCCACTCTGAGAGAAAAGGATGAGTTCTTTTAACCAGTTGGGTGGTTCTGCAATAATTTCGCTTAGTCTTCTTCCGGCAGTTTCAGGGCAACGTGCAGCTCGTCCAGATTCTTGCTTTCCACTGGTGCAGGGCAGCCGGTCATCAGTTCACTGGAATTTTGCACTTTGGGGAAGGCCATAACATCACGGATAGAAGATTTACCCAGCAGCAGCATAACCAGCCGGTCAAGGCCGAAGGCCATTCCGCCGTGAGGCGGCACACCATACTGGAAGGCCTCTAGAAGGAACCCGAAGCGCTCCTTTGCCACCTGCTCCGAAAGGCCAAGGGCTGCAAACATCCGGCTTTGCAGCTCGGGGTTGTTGATTCGAATTGAACCGCCGCCAACCTCACAGCCATTGAGCACCATATCATAGGCTCTGGCCCGCACATTGCCGGGATCGCTTTCCAGTTTATCCAAATCCTCCAGCTTAGGGGAAGTAAAGGGATGATGTTTGGCCGCATAGCGGTTTTCCTCCGGATCGTACTCAAAGAGAGGGAAATCCACCACCCACAAAAGATCGAAGCTGTTTTCAGGAATCAGACCCAACTTATCCGCCAGATGGCAGCGCAGAGCGCCAATGCTGTTTTGCACCACCTCAGTGTTTTTATCCGCCACCACCAACAGAACATCTCCGGGCTGGCAGTCGGTGCGCTGATGAATAGCCTGTACCTCTTCCGGGGTCAGAAACTTTTCAAAGGAAGAACTGGGTTCTTCGGTCATACGGGTAAAGGCAAGGCCACCGGCCCCGTAGGTTCTGACCACCTCGGTCAGCTTATCCACTTCCTTACGGGTCAGGGTATCGGCAGCACCCTTCACATTAATGGCACGCACACTGCCGCCTGCGGCAATCACCCCAGCAAACACCTTGAATTCACAGCTTGTGAGCAGATCGGTCAGGTTGATCAGCTCCAGCCCAAAGCGGGTATCCGGCTTATCGGAGCCGTAGCGATCCATCGCTTCACTGTAAGGCAGGCGCTTAAAGGGCAGGGTGATATCCA is a window from the Oscillospiraceae bacterium MB08-C2-2 genome containing:
- the aspS gene encoding aspartate--tRNA ligase, giving the protein MDTMQGLKRTHYCGRLRESDVGKTVVAAGFVQKIRDKGSLVFIDLRDRSGILQLIFDDGTPEILRKKAASVRSEYVLMAKGVIRERSSKNPELPTGAIELFVEDLRILSKAETPPFEITDETNVKEELRLRYRYLDLRRSEMQNSLILRHKIVKEARDYYDQNDFLEIETPIMIKSTPEGARDYLVPSRVQPGKFFALPQSPQLYKQLLMVAGYDRYMQVARCFRDEDLRADRQPEFTQIDLEMSFVDEEDVMSVNEGFMAQVFKKVLNMDITLPFKRLPYSEAMDRYGSDKPDTRFGLELINLTDLLTSCEFKVFAGVIAAGGSVRAINVKGAADTLTRKEVDKLTEVVRTYGAGGLAFTRMTEEPSSSFEKFLTPEEVQAIHQRTDCQPGDVLLVVADKNTEVVQNSIGALRCHLADKLGLIPENSFDLLWVVDFPLFEYDPEENRYAAKHHPFTSPKLEDLDKLESDPGNVRARAYDMVLNGCEVGGGSIRINNPELQSRMFAALGLSEQVAKERFGFLLEAFQYGVPPHGGMAFGLDRLVMLLLGKSSIRDVMAFPKVQNSSELMTGCPAPVESKNLDELHVALKLPEED